From Acidimicrobiia bacterium, a single genomic window includes:
- the rpsM gene encoding 30S ribosomal protein S13 encodes MARIAGTDLPRDKRVEIGLTYIFGMGRSRSLDTLTALDIDFDTKVRDLTDAEVVKIRQFIDANYKVEGDLRRDVAQNIKRKIEIGCYQGLRHRRGLPVNGQRTHTNARTRKGKRVPIAGKKKVTK; translated from the coding sequence ATGGCTCGAATCGCAGGTACCGACCTCCCGAGGGACAAGCGCGTCGAGATCGGCCTCACCTACATCTTCGGCATGGGCCGCTCCCGCTCGCTCGACACCCTCACGGCTCTCGACATCGACTTCGACACCAAGGTCCGCGACCTGACGGACGCCGAGGTCGTCAAGATCAGGCAGTTCATCGACGCCAACTACAAGGTCGAAGGCGATCTGCGCCGCGACGTCGCACAGAACATCAAGCGCAAGATCGAGATCGGGTGCTACCAGGGGCTTCGCCACCGGCGCGGCCTGCCCGTCAACGGTCAACGAACCCACACGAACGCCCGGACCCGCAAAGGCAAGCGCGTGCCGATCGCGGGCAAGAAGAAGGTCACGAAGTAG
- the rpmJ gene encoding 50S ribosomal protein L36, with the protein MKVAASAKKMCEKCRIIRRHGRVWVICPNPRHKQRQG; encoded by the coding sequence ATGAAGGTCGCAGCGTCGGCCAAGAAGATGTGTGAGAAGTGCCGGATCATCCGGCGGCATGGCCGCGTCTGGGTGATCTGCCCCAATCCTCGACACAAGCAGCGACAGGGGTAA
- a CDS encoding FAD-dependent oxidoreductase produces MGDDVAKVIIVGDGPGGLSAALFLAKNGHDVVVYGQDKTAMHFAELHNYLGIEKILGSDLQAIGRHQVRSFGGTLVDAAVASVEKTDAGFKVTLEDGPDDTSSYVILTEGKNPTLATALGIRLDEAGRAVVDQDGRSSVDRAYVVGRTARPTRSQAIISAGAGAAAALDILAREAGKDVQDWDSPPKDEE; encoded by the coding sequence ATGGGAGACGATGTGGCGAAGGTGATCATCGTTGGTGACGGACCCGGCGGCCTGAGCGCCGCCCTCTTCCTCGCCAAGAACGGACACGACGTCGTGGTGTACGGGCAGGACAAGACGGCGATGCACTTCGCCGAGCTGCACAACTACCTCGGCATCGAGAAGATCCTCGGTAGCGACCTCCAAGCGATCGGGCGCCATCAGGTGCGCAGCTTCGGCGGGACCCTCGTCGACGCCGCGGTGGCGAGCGTCGAGAAGACCGACGCCGGCTTCAAGGTCACCCTCGAGGACGGTCCCGATGACACATCGTCCTACGTGATCCTCACGGAGGGGAAGAACCCGACGCTTGCCACTGCGCTCGGAATCCGACTCGACGAGGCGGGGCGGGCGGTCGTCGACCAGGACGGGCGCTCCTCGGTCGACCGGGCCTACGTCGTCGGGCGTACCGCCCGGCCGACCCGCAGTCAGGCGATCATCTCGGCGGGGGCAGGGGCAGCGGCAGCCCTCGACATCTTGGCGAGAGAGGCCGGCAAGGACGTCCAGGATTGGGACAGCCCCCCGAAGGACGAGGAGTAG
- a CDS encoding DUF222 domain-containing protein — protein sequence MFDSMVLEAAAPDDGFVGLEAGLLDEWRRELVDLETEIARLRSRQVWLVRQLESWGEPRRYGFATMRHYLAGTCDISAHTAAALTDTADASRRDPVWVDMASRGTASFDRTVAMSRLAACGADDATLDDADRMDIAGVRRLTAHQRRMTRRDEHQTHQDRFVRLQPRIDDSGWDLSGFLPAVGGKLVEERLAALGDTLPVPPWETVTRGQRNADALVILATGTGDGGCDDGDGGGGGVSPDPSVTIFVDARQDGDGDGYVATVAAGPRVGPATLEALLCHGRIDVIGVTRTGIPVTFGDATTAIPARIRRYVLARDGGCTAQGCTSRYRLEPHHIQARRHGGNHDPANLTTLCWYHHHVVVHQGGYHIDPKSPPKQRRFTASPPRAPP from the coding sequence ATGTTCGATTCGATGGTGTTGGAAGCAGCGGCACCCGACGATGGGTTCGTCGGTCTCGAGGCGGGACTCCTCGACGAGTGGCGCCGCGAGCTGGTTGACCTCGAAACCGAGATCGCCCGACTCCGCTCCCGGCAGGTCTGGCTGGTCCGGCAACTCGAGTCGTGGGGAGAACCCCGCCGATACGGGTTCGCCACGATGCGTCACTACCTGGCGGGAACCTGCGACATCTCGGCACACACCGCCGCTGCCCTCACCGACACTGCCGACGCGTCCCGGCGCGACCCGGTCTGGGTCGACATGGCGTCCCGCGGAACCGCATCGTTCGACCGGACCGTCGCCATGTCACGCCTCGCCGCCTGCGGAGCCGACGACGCCACCCTCGACGACGCCGACAGGATGGACATCGCCGGCGTGCGGCGCCTCACCGCCCACCAACGACGAATGACTCGCCGAGACGAGCACCAAACCCACCAAGACCGATTCGTCAGGCTGCAACCCCGGATCGACGACTCGGGATGGGACCTATCCGGGTTCCTCCCCGCCGTTGGCGGCAAACTCGTCGAGGAACGCCTCGCCGCCCTCGGAGACACCCTCCCGGTTCCCCCGTGGGAAACCGTGACGAGGGGACAACGCAACGCCGACGCTCTCGTCATCCTCGCCACCGGCACCGGCGACGGCGGCTGCGATGATGGCGATGGTGGTGGTGGTGGTGTGTCGCCGGATCCGTCGGTGACGATCTTCGTCGACGCCCGCCAAGACGGTGACGGGGACGGGTACGTCGCGACCGTGGCGGCCGGACCCCGAGTCGGACCAGCCACCCTCGAAGCGTTACTGTGCCACGGCCGCATCGACGTCATCGGCGTCACCCGTACCGGGATCCCGGTGACGTTCGGGGACGCCACCACCGCCATCCCGGCCCGTATCCGCCGCTACGTCCTCGCCCGCGACGGTGGCTGCACCGCGCAGGGCTGCACCTCCCGGTACCGGCTCGAACCCCACCACATCCAGGCCCGCCGCCACGGCGGAAACCACGACCCCGCCAACCTCACGACCCTGTGCTGGTACCACCACCACGTCGTCGTCCACCAAGGCGGCTACCACATCGACCCGAAGAGCCCCCCCAAGCAACGGCGCTTCACCGCTAGCCCACCCCGAGCCCCACCCTGA
- a CDS encoding alkaline phosphatase family protein — translation MARIMTLGAQSRRYVLRGTAETIIPDFRDIAFDCNFVSDAVNGAPKIRVSVGEVFKGKPSEIRIEIIPPETTTPGTGLPGTGLPGTTGPLVTEVTFEDPSRPPAVVGRGVEVLVSGAPTTLERDAAPELPVEGDTVADPGVVTDPGGATPPGTVEMVNDHRGPIRGIDRVSGDMVVFEDPFPPPNDPLPPFEPPQPPGGGGGGGGREVIERDLVPGTDPGGRWRVRLHNLADHEREFFIDVDYPESVQSLVTTRVPFQLVNRSFAEALLLMRPYLFVNKGRATLQFTGEFKKLTGIDDVVTSVNDRLENIALESLSIRLGREPQFGMPAVMVGLELEERGDEVDVFGPDGNIGDMSLQLALVLWLLPPPTTNFFATAVQRHNGTVIPRRLLVLATIAAHPDLQGIWVNVLDWLKDVLGGDSFDDTIKDMVSKAQASLNTAMRDGGAVYVQDVLTHLVERDHVIHSITADATDLIVQHHALYDPLGRFNLPDGGEVVVLGDDGSPPEGSPAGTPGVIAGPALGDESPAVGPVVTTPVRPPFGPLLPDVGPPEIGPVTTDPDPAPVATRVEHIVFLMMENRSFDHMLGYRALKGHDVRGLAGNEQNAIPDGNRPYRVKHLTKTKGIPSPCHEFHCVAEQVAEGAMTGFAANYARRSAVTDPGLAMGYYTEAELPMYEFAANNFAICDAWYASHPGPTWPNRFCATTGATPEIDNFDIGDDRIGYFNGTSIFDVLNRFGVDWCYAEGNIAFLRMFDRYRLDIRNVIPFTDDFQQGIADTWENRVKTGRLPAVSYIDPRYIDVPPSFDANDDLPPTDVCFGQQLVRRIYNLLKDAPTWSGTLFVVTYDEHGGFFDHVAPPGTPPADDPSPQPQVHRDGAVHLGVRVPALVISPWVDAGTVVTTLLDHTSIIKTILHRFAPAEHADGALFGPRTQAANSLLDELRATPRTDRPVAPQFTCASDVRARGPASALERDDFHTGMRFLALPADRREALMG, via the coding sequence ATGGCGCGGATCATGACGCTGGGAGCTCAGTCGCGGCGCTACGTGCTGCGTGGTACGGCCGAGACGATCATCCCCGACTTCCGCGACATCGCCTTCGACTGCAACTTCGTCTCAGACGCGGTGAACGGCGCCCCCAAGATCCGGGTGTCCGTCGGCGAGGTGTTCAAGGGCAAGCCGAGCGAGATCCGGATCGAGATCATCCCGCCGGAGACGACGACGCCGGGGACCGGCCTGCCCGGGACCGGCCTGCCCGGGACAACCGGACCGCTCGTCACCGAGGTCACATTCGAGGACCCGAGTCGTCCCCCGGCCGTCGTCGGCCGCGGTGTCGAGGTGCTGGTTTCGGGTGCGCCCACCACCCTGGAGAGAGACGCCGCCCCGGAGCTGCCGGTCGAGGGCGACACGGTCGCCGACCCCGGCGTCGTGACCGATCCCGGCGGGGCGACGCCGCCGGGGACAGTGGAGATGGTCAACGACCACCGCGGTCCGATCCGCGGCATCGACAGGGTCAGTGGTGACATGGTGGTGTTCGAAGACCCGTTCCCGCCGCCCAATGACCCGCTGCCGCCCTTCGAGCCCCCGCAGCCGCCCGGCGGCGGTGGTGGTGGCGGCGGGCGCGAGGTGATCGAGCGCGATCTGGTCCCGGGCACCGACCCCGGAGGGCGCTGGAGGGTGCGGCTCCACAACCTCGCCGACCACGAGCGCGAGTTCTTCATCGACGTCGACTACCCGGAGTCGGTGCAGAGCCTCGTCACCACCCGGGTGCCGTTCCAGCTCGTCAACCGCTCCTTCGCAGAGGCGCTGCTGCTGATGCGCCCCTACCTCTTCGTCAACAAGGGCCGGGCGACGTTGCAGTTCACCGGCGAGTTCAAGAAGCTCACCGGTATCGACGACGTCGTCACCAGCGTCAACGACCGGCTGGAGAACATCGCGCTGGAGAGCCTCTCGATCCGGTTGGGCCGGGAACCACAATTCGGGATGCCGGCCGTCATGGTCGGGCTCGAGCTCGAAGAGCGCGGCGACGAGGTCGACGTCTTCGGGCCGGATGGCAACATCGGCGACATGTCACTGCAGCTCGCCCTCGTCCTCTGGCTCCTCCCCCCGCCTACCACCAACTTCTTCGCCACCGCGGTGCAGCGCCACAACGGCACCGTCATCCCCCGCAGGCTCCTGGTGCTCGCCACCATCGCAGCCCACCCGGACCTGCAGGGCATCTGGGTGAACGTCCTCGACTGGCTCAAGGATGTCCTCGGCGGCGACTCGTTCGACGACACGATCAAGGACATGGTCTCCAAGGCGCAGGCCTCGCTGAACACCGCCATGCGCGACGGTGGCGCGGTCTACGTGCAGGATGTGCTCACCCACCTGGTGGAGCGCGACCACGTCATCCACAGCATCACGGCCGACGCCACCGACCTCATCGTCCAGCACCACGCCTTGTACGACCCGCTGGGGCGCTTCAACCTCCCCGACGGCGGCGAGGTCGTCGTGCTCGGTGACGACGGGTCGCCGCCGGAGGGCTCGCCCGCCGGTACGCCGGGCGTCATCGCCGGACCGGCGTTGGGCGACGAATCGCCGGCGGTCGGTCCCGTCGTCACCACCCCGGTGCGCCCCCCGTTCGGGCCCCTCCTCCCCGACGTGGGGCCGCCCGAGATCGGGCCCGTCACGACGGATCCCGACCCGGCGCCGGTGGCCACCCGGGTCGAGCACATCGTCTTTCTCATGATGGAGAACCGCTCCTTCGACCACATGTTGGGTTACCGCGCCCTCAAGGGCCACGATGTGCGCGGCCTCGCGGGTAACGAGCAGAACGCCATCCCCGACGGCAACCGCCCCTACCGGGTGAAACATCTCACCAAGACCAAGGGCATCCCCAGCCCTTGCCATGAGTTCCACTGCGTGGCCGAACAGGTCGCCGAGGGCGCCATGACCGGCTTCGCCGCCAACTACGCGCGGCGCAGCGCCGTCACCGACCCCGGCTTGGCGATGGGCTATTACACCGAGGCCGAGCTGCCGATGTACGAGTTCGCCGCCAACAACTTCGCCATCTGTGACGCCTGGTACGCGTCGCATCCCGGCCCGACATGGCCCAATCGCTTCTGCGCCACCACGGGGGCCACCCCCGAGATCGACAACTTCGACATCGGCGACGACCGCATCGGCTACTTCAACGGCACATCGATCTTCGACGTGCTCAACCGATTCGGCGTCGACTGGTGCTACGCCGAGGGCAACATCGCCTTCCTGCGCATGTTCGACCGCTACCGGCTCGACATCCGCAACGTCATACCGTTCACGGACGACTTCCAGCAGGGGATCGCCGACACCTGGGAGAACCGCGTGAAGACGGGGCGGCTACCGGCGGTCTCCTACATCGACCCCCGCTACATCGACGTGCCGCCGTCGTTCGACGCCAACGACGACCTGCCGCCCACCGACGTGTGCTTCGGCCAGCAACTGGTGCGGCGCATCTACAACCTGTTGAAGGACGCCCCCACGTGGTCGGGCACACTGTTCGTGGTCACGTACGACGAGCACGGCGGGTTCTTCGACCACGTGGCGCCGCCGGGCACGCCTCCGGCGGACGACCCTTCGCCGCAGCCCCAGGTGCATCGCGATGGTGCCGTCCACCTCGGGGTGCGGGTGCCGGCGCTCGTCATCTCGCCCTGGGTCGACGCCGGGACGGTCGTCACCACCCTGCTCGATCACACGTCGATCATCAAGACGATCCTGCACCGCTTCGCCCCCGCCGAGCACGCAGACGGCGCGTTGTTCGGGCCCCGCACCCAGGCGGCCAACAGCCTGCTCGACGAGCTGCGGGCGACCCCGCGCACCGACCGGCCGGTGGCTCCGCAGTTCACGTGCGCCTCCGACGTCCGCGCTCGGGGGCCGGCCTCGGCGCTGGAGCGAGACGACTTCCACACCGGGATGCGGTTCCTCGCCCTCCCGGCCGATCGGCGGGAGGCGCTCATGGGCTGA
- a CDS encoding alpha/beta hydrolase-fold protein, with protein MNTLAGVAPPELAALAHLHPSDAAQRARSLAARLLRRHHPSIVHVGAADSVTPKHFMARLGALPSMRQINRDLWAVTLALPPRSRIEYKVAAVTGGHEELRPDPLNPRTASDPFGFNSVVNGPGYAVPEWVDPTAPHGSLYTSRVRSPSFHAIREVTTYLPIGYPEAAPYPLVVVHDGGDFRRHADLVASLDGLISRRLIPPLIAVMTDPVNRLDEYGDDPGHADHVDAVIRHVSRRHRVATDPRRWILLGASLGGVASLSTAMRLGHDFGGLVLLSGSFVTARDDQKGRGAQFDRIVEFTRRVLEAPGSVPKRIAMACGAYENLAVDNRMMAEALGHHSEVIYEEAPDGHHWHNWRDRLGKALAHVLA; from the coding sequence ATGAATACCCTCGCGGGCGTCGCGCCACCGGAACTGGCGGCACTCGCCCATCTCCACCCTTCCGATGCGGCGCAGCGCGCCCGTTCGCTGGCGGCTCGGCTGCTGCGGCGCCACCACCCGTCGATCGTCCACGTCGGTGCGGCCGACTCGGTCACCCCGAAGCACTTCATGGCTCGCCTCGGCGCCCTCCCCTCGATGCGCCAGATCAACCGGGACCTGTGGGCCGTGACCCTCGCATTGCCGCCCCGCTCACGCATCGAGTACAAAGTCGCGGCCGTCACCGGCGGCCACGAGGAGCTCCGACCCGACCCTCTCAATCCACGCACCGCGTCCGATCCCTTCGGCTTCAACTCGGTCGTGAACGGGCCGGGATACGCCGTCCCGGAGTGGGTCGATCCGACTGCGCCGCACGGGTCGCTGTACACGTCGCGGGTGCGCTCGCCGTCGTTTCACGCCATCCGCGAGGTCACCACGTACCTCCCGATCGGCTATCCGGAGGCCGCCCCGTATCCCCTGGTCGTCGTCCACGACGGTGGCGACTTCCGGCGCCACGCAGACCTGGTCGCCTCGCTCGACGGGCTCATCTCCCGCCGCCTCATTCCCCCGCTGATCGCAGTCATGACGGACCCGGTCAACCGCCTCGACGAGTATGGGGACGACCCGGGACACGCCGACCACGTCGATGCGGTGATCCGTCACGTCTCCCGCCGCCACCGGGTGGCCACCGACCCGAGGCGGTGGATCCTGCTCGGCGCCAGCCTCGGCGGCGTCGCCTCGTTGAGCACGGCGATGCGGCTCGGCCACGACTTCGGCGGCCTCGTCCTGCTCTCCGGCTCCTTCGTGACGGCCCGCGACGACCAGAAGGGACGCGGTGCGCAGTTCGACCGGATCGTGGAGTTCACGCGCCGCGTTCTCGAAGCCCCCGGCAGCGTCCCCAAGCGGATCGCCATGGCGTGCGGCGCCTACGAGAACCTCGCCGTCGACAACCGGATGATGGCCGAGGCGCTCGGTCACCACAGTGAGGTCATCTACGAGGAAGCGCCGGACGGCCACCACTGGCACAACTGGCGGGATCGGTTGGGCAAGGCATTGGCGCACGTGCTCGCCTGA